One Paroedura picta isolate Pp20150507F chromosome 16, Ppicta_v3.0, whole genome shotgun sequence genomic region harbors:
- the ALDOA gene encoding fructose-bisphosphate aldolase A, with protein MPHEYPALTPEQKKELSDIAHRIVATGKGILAADESTGSIAKRLSSIGTENTEENRRYYRQLLFTADDRVNPCIGGVILFHETMYQKADDGRQFTKVIKDKNAVVGIKVDKGVVPLAGTNGETTTQGLDGLSERCAQYKKDGADFAKWRCVLKITPTTPSHLAIMENANVLARYASICQQNGIVPIVEPEILPDGDHDLKRCQYVTEKVLAAVYKALSDHHIYLEGSLLKPNMVTPGHACTKKYSAEEIAMATVTALRRTVPPAVTGITFLSGGQSEEEASINLNAINKCPLLKPWALTFSYGRALQASALKAWSGKKENTKNAQEEYIKRALANSLAAQGKYVSSGQTGAAASESLFVSNHAY; from the exons ATGCCTCACGAATACCCAGCGCTGACCCCGGAGCAGAAGAAGGAGCTGTCGGACATCGCCCACCGCATCGTGGCAACGGGCAAGGGCATCCTCGCCGCGGATGAGTCCACCG GCAGCATCGCCAAGCGCCTGAGCTCCATCGGCACCGAGAACACCGAGGAGAATCGCCGCTACTACCGGCAGCTCCTCTTCACCGCCGATGACCGCGTCAACCCTTGCATCGGGGGCGTGATCCTCTTCCACGAGACCATGTACCAGAAGGCCGACGATGGCCGCCAGTTCACCAAGGTCATCAAGGACAAGAACGCCGTGGTGGGCATCAAG GTTGATAAAGGTGTCGTGCCTCTTGCTGGAACCAACGGGGAGACCACCACCCAGG GTCTGGATGGCTTGTCTGAACGCTGTGCCCAGTACAAGAAGGACGGAGCAGACTTTGCCAAGTGGCGCTGTGTCTTGAAGATCACCCCAACCACCCCTTCCCACCTGGCCATCATGGAGAATGCCAACGTCCTTGCTCGCTATGCCAGCATCTGCCAGCAG AATGGGATCGTGCCTATTGTGGAACCCGAAATCCTCCCCGACGGTGACCACGATCTGAAACGCTGCCAGTATGTCACAGAGAAG GTTCTGGCTGCTGTGTACAAAGCCCTGAGCGACCACCACATCTACTTGGAGGGATCTCTGCTCAAGCCCAACATGGTGACGCCCGGCCATGCCTGCACCAAGAAATACTCCGCTGAGGAGATTGCTATGGCAACAGTTACCGCTCTGCGCCGCACGGTGCCACCAGCCGTGACTG GCATCACTTTCCTGTCCGGTGGCCAGAGCGAGGAGGAGGCCTCCATCAACCTGAACGCCATCAACAAGTGCCCCCTGCTGAAGCCGTGGGCCCTGACCTTCTCCTACGGCCGCGCCCTGCAGGCGTCCGCCCTCAAGGCCTGGAGCGGCAAGAAAGAGAACACCAAAAACGCCCAGGAGGAGTACATTAAGCGTGCTTTG